The following nucleotide sequence is from Paenibacillus andongensis.
TTCTTAACAAAAGGTAGACAAAATTCATTTAAAACCTGCAATCGCGCAACAGCCCTTGCAGTAACCAAATCAAATTGATCACGATACTTTGATAGTCTAGCAATGTCTTCTGCTCTACCATGAACACATTCGGTATCCATAAGACCTAGTTGCGCAACTAACTCTCTTAAAAACAAGATGCGTTTATTCAAAGAATCCACAATCGTAATTTTAAGATGCGGAAAAGCAATTTTTAAAGGGATACTCGGAAATCCAGCTCCAGAGCCAATATCAGCAACAGTTGATACTTCTCCCACATTATAATTAAAAGAAACAGAGAGAGAGTCATAGAAATGTTTTAAATAAACTTGATCTCTCTCTGTAATACCTGTCAGATTCATTTTCTCGTTCCACTCTACAAGAGTCTTGTAATACAACTCAAATTGATCAAGCTGTCGTGTAGAAAGAGAAATTTGTTGTTTTTCTAATAACTGAACGAATTGTTGTTGAATAGCATCCATGGATTAACCTCTAGCCGCAATGATTCTGTTGTAATGTTCCAAATAAACAAGCAGGATAGAAATATCCGAAGGTGTAACGCCACCAATACGAGATGCCTGACCAATAGAAATCGGCCGAATTTTAGCTAACTTCTGCTTAGCTTCTGTCGCAATCCCGTGGATTTCGCTATACTCGATGTCATCAGGAATTTTCTTCTTTTCCATCTTACGTAACCGTTCAACTTGATTGCTTTGTTTTTCGATATAACCAGCATATTTTACTTGAATTCCTACTTGTTCCTTCATTTCATCGTCAAGTTCAAGCGGAGAAGGAGTCATTTGCTCAATATGCTTATATTCAATCTCAGGACGACGAAGCAAGGAAATGGCTGGTAC
It contains:
- the rsmG gene encoding 16S rRNA (guanine(527)-N(7))-methyltransferase RsmG, whose amino-acid sequence is MDAIQQQFVQLLEKQQISLSTRQLDQFELYYKTLVEWNEKMNLTGITERDQVYLKHFYDSLSVSFNYNVGEVSTVADIGSGAGFPSIPLKIAFPHLKITIVDSLNKRILFLRELVAQLGLMDTECVHGRAEDIARLSKYRDQFDLVTARAVARLQVLNEFCLPFVKKGGTFIAMKGSEIDEELSEASFSLAELRGKVVKVNRMQLPIEESIRHFVEIHKLSSTPAKYPRKAGIPLKEPLVKL